Proteins encoded together in one Impatiens glandulifera chromosome 1, dImpGla2.1, whole genome shotgun sequence window:
- the LOC124922485 gene encoding IMPACT family member in pol 5'region, producing MQAAVSSFSSHSPYYQTLRLRGRRLLYESLLSPSSKRPMVTGTSTSRGEFTTIKERITFEREIKKSKFIAISGPIFDERSAQSFISEVQDPRATHNCWAYKVGDQFRSNDDGEPSGTAGKPILSAIVSSGLDRVMVVVTRYFGGIKLGTGGLVRAYGGVTSECLRNAPTCLVKSKVRMGMEVSFDLLGVVYHQLQSFKAEEITQDYETGKENVTMVTFKVDFDKIESLEDAIKENCSRQIIFYKR from the exons ATGCAGGCTGCGGTTTCTTCCTTCTCCAGCCACTCTCCTTACTATCAAACCCTAAGGCTAAGAGGCCGCCGCCTTCTATACGAATCCCTTTTATCCCCTTCTTCTAAGAGACCGATGGTCACAGGAACCAGCACTAGCCGCGGAGAATTCACGACGATAAAAGAAAGAATCACATTCGAACGGGAAATCAAGAAGAGTAAGTTCATCGCCATTTCCGGTCCCATCTTCGACGAACGCTCGGCACAGTCATTCATCAGTGAG GTTCAAGATCCTCGAGCTACCCATAATTGTTGGGCGTACAAG GTTGGAGATCAATTTAGGAGTAATGACGATGGTGAGCCGTCTGGTACTGCTGGTAAACCTATACTTTCTGCCATTGTTTCTTCTGGATTAGATAGAGTCATGGTTGTTGTGACCAG GTATTTTGGAGGTATAAAACTAGGAACTGGAGGTTTAGTTCGAGCATATGGTGGAGTTACATCAGAATGTCTCAGAAATGCACCAACTTGTCTTGTGAAGTCTAAA GTTCGGATGGGTATGGAAGTTTCATTTGATCTTTTGGGAGTTGTATATCATCAG TTACAGAGCTTTAAAGCTGAAGAGATAACTCAGGATTATGAAACTGGAAAGGAAAATGTAACTATGGTTACTTTCAAAGTGGATTTTGATAAAATTGAGAGCTTGGAAGATGCCATTAAAGAAAATTGCAGTCGCCAGATCATTTTCTACAAGCGGTGA
- the LOC124922486 gene encoding uncharacterized protein At4g29660, with product MVTYLWRKYAYYLHTKWERTLLWDMIEPYKRPKSFIPLAGLYTLAFYTGVIGSAVTEQLYKENFWEEHPGEIVPLMKPKFYYSPWKVFKGEAIAPPPTSSTSTTTNK from the exons ATGGTAACCTACTTATGGCGAAAGTATGCTTATTATCTGCACACAAAATGGGAAAGAACACTCCTGTGGGACATGATTGAACCATATAAGCGACCCAAATCATTCATACCTCTTGCAGGTCTCTATACCCTAGCTTTTTATACTGGAGTTATTGGATCAGCTGTTACAGAGCAACTTTACAAG GAAAACTTTTGGGAAGAGCATCCTGGAGAAATAGTGCCATTGATGAAGCCTAAGTTCTACTATAGTCCTTGGAAGGTGTTTAAGGGGGAGGCTATTGCTCCTCCTCCTACTTCTTCTACTTCTACAACAACTAATAAATGA